From Clarias gariepinus isolate MV-2021 ecotype Netherlands chromosome 2, CGAR_prim_01v2, whole genome shotgun sequence, one genomic window encodes:
- the LOC128510478 gene encoding protein SCO2 homolog, mitochondrial, with the protein MLGVRPLACCRTSWSMLRITLHTSHNYTQSVHSCYTLYTNKCQNRNHAYFRPSERALLIHSLKHQRVTFSQNHTKPPKSTSSARIKFQTRLLMTLFVGSAVIGTSWYMHEEKHQRLEMQRIDQLRKIAIGQGDFCLLDHTGQQRTKKDFLGQWVLMYFGFTHCPDICPDELEKMSSVVKLLDESNLPCVQPLFITVDPERDDMTTMAKYVREFHPRLIGLTGTPEEVKKAGRAYRVYASAGPKDEDGDYIVDHTILIYLINPDGLFLDYYNRMKNAKQIAESICQHMKNYVKLFPE; encoded by the coding sequence ATGCTTGGTGTCAGACCCCTTGCTTGTTGCAGGACATCATGGAGCATGCTGCGAATCACTCTACACACCAGTCACAATTATACCCAGAGTGTACACAGCTGCTACACATTATACACAAACAAGTGTCAAAATAGGAACCATGCATATTTCAGACCTTCTGAGAGAGCTCTTTTGATTCATTCATTAAAGCACCAGCGGGTTACATTTTCTCAGAACCACACCAAACCTCCAAAGTCTACTTCCTCAGCCAGGATAAAGTTTCAAACACGACTGCTCATGACGTTGTTTGTTGGAAGTGCTGTAATTGGCACCAGCTGGTACATGCATGAGGAAAAGCATCAGAGGCTAGAAATGCAACGGATAGATCAGTTAAGGAAAATAGCCATAGGCCAGGGAGACTTCTGCTTACTGGACCACACTGGTCAGCAACGGACCAAAAAGGACTTCTTGGGGCAGTGGGTGCTCATGTACTTCGGCTTCACACACTGCCCTGATATCTGCCCTGATGAGCTGGAAAAGATGAGCAGTGTGGTAAAGCTGCTGGATGAGTCAAATTTACCCTGCGTGCAGCCGCTGTTTATAACTGTTGATCCAGAAAGAGATGATATGACTACCATGGCAAAGTATGTCCGAGAATTTCACCCACGACTGATAGGATTGACAGGCACACCTGAGGAGGTAAAGAAAGCTGGACGCGCCTACCGAGTTTATGCCAGTGCTGGACCCAAGGATGAAGATGGAGACTATATTGTAGACCACACCATCCTTATATACCTCATCAATCCAGATGGTCTTTTCCTGGACTATTACAACAGAATGAAAAATGCAAAGCAGATTGCTGAAAGCATTTGTCAGCACATGAAGAATTATGTAAAGTTATTCCCTGAGTAG